A window of Costertonia aggregata contains these coding sequences:
- a CDS encoding DUF1838 family protein: MDAVEQQEIAYNLDDPKDKLLIFEKMQGDLSGKMTFSYSEGRVFGIRPDRPNSLNVFGKEVFRYSGCGMKIMRLLDNGNVETKSKGWLLYRDPKTGEFLSEVKNPYTGEVVDVPSFRAGIRGGIMTPKGPEVNASFTMESTAIGAPLDLVFTDMGDKMHITRHAFTKWFEKKSQTWRTEMTLDTYDVDKKYLYDRSLSHIPAVYHWTSQTSWLSLLKMAGTPGHMIWTSSGGTFMNKEDLPADFIKATEEKQPDVFAAPLTWDQE; this comes from the coding sequence ATGGATGCAGTGGAGCAGCAAGAAATCGCTTATAACCTTGACGATCCTAAGGACAAACTCTTGATTTTCGAAAAAATGCAGGGTGACCTATCGGGAAAAATGACTTTTTCCTATTCGGAAGGAAGGGTCTTTGGTATTAGACCCGATAGACCCAATAGTCTAAATGTTTTTGGAAAAGAAGTATTTCGTTATTCTGGCTGCGGTATGAAAATCATGAGGTTACTAGACAATGGTAATGTAGAAACCAAATCCAAAGGATGGTTGTTGTACAGAGACCCAAAAACAGGTGAATTTCTAAGTGAAGTGAAAAACCCGTATACGGGTGAGGTGGTTGACGTTCCTTCTTTTCGTGCGGGAATTCGGGGTGGAATTATGACTCCCAAAGGTCCTGAAGTGAACGCCAGTTTCACCATGGAAAGCACAGCTATTGGTGCACCTTTAGATTTGGTATTTACCGATATGGGTGATAAAATGCACATTACACGCCATGCTTTTACCAAATGGTTTGAGAAAAAATCCCAAACATGGCGTACCGAAATGACTCTTGACACCTATGATGTTGATAAAAAATACCTGTACGACCGGTCGTTAAGCCATATTCCCGCAGTGTACCACTGGACCAGCCAAACCTCATGGTTATCGCTGTTAAAAATGGCTGGCACCCCAGGCCATATGATTTGGACTTCCAGTGGAGGCACTTTTATGAACAAAGAAGACCTTCCTGCTGACTTCATAAAAGCTACGGAAGAAAAGCAACCCGATGTTTTTGCAGCACCTTTAACCTGGGACCAAGAATGA